The following are encoded together in the Kineosporiaceae bacterium genome:
- a CDS encoding RDD family protein, whose amino-acid sequence MSEPNPYAAPEYGASTPVAPAYGAPAYGTPAHGAPVPAYGTPAYPAPPAQAYASTSAYAGWGTRVGAYLLDQVFMIPFAIPYLVGFGLLFANLREDGTMGSDGVTVAGIALVGIGGLVMLAGVIWNRYVLGGRGQSWGKKKLGLWLVSSSTGRPIGGGMAFVRDLAHLLDSWSMMIGYLWPLWDERRQTFADKVCSTVVITAAPR is encoded by the coding sequence ATGAGTGAACCGAACCCTTACGCAGCGCCCGAATATGGGGCGTCGACCCCGGTGGCGCCGGCCTACGGGGCGCCGGCCTATGGGACGCCGGCACACGGGGCACCGGTGCCCGCGTACGGCACACCGGCGTACCCCGCACCACCGGCGCAGGCGTATGCGTCGACCTCGGCGTACGCCGGCTGGGGCACGAGGGTGGGGGCCTATCTGTTGGACCAGGTGTTCATGATCCCGTTCGCGATTCCCTACCTCGTGGGGTTCGGCCTGTTGTTCGCCAATCTGCGTGAGGACGGCACGATGGGTAGCGATGGTGTCACCGTCGCAGGGATCGCGTTGGTCGGCATCGGCGGCCTGGTGATGCTCGCCGGCGTGATCTGGAACCGCTACGTCCTGGGCGGGCGCGGTCAATCCTGGGGCAAGAAGAAGCTGGGGCTCTGGCTGGTCAGTTCGAGCACCGGTCGACCCATCGGTGGCGGCATGGCCTTCGTGCGCGACCTGGCGCACCTGCTCGACTCGTGGTCGATGATGATCGGCTACCTGTGGCCGCTCTGGGACGAGCGCCGTCAGACCTTCGCCGACAAGGTCTGCAGCACAGTGGTGATCACGGCCGCCCCCCGCTGA
- a CDS encoding CD225/dispanin family protein has translation MTESPFPPSEPPRYEPPGQQPPGGGFPPPAGGQFGSPQQFGSPQFGSPQFGASQLGAPQTGYPAPPSRPRPNNNLVIAILSTVLCCLPAGIVAIVQAGKVNGLYDTGRYAEAQAAADQAKKWSIISAVAAVVVGVLYLGFVVLVSSSGSLAP, from the coding sequence GTGACCGAGAGCCCCTTCCCGCCGTCCGAGCCTCCTCGGTACGAGCCGCCCGGCCAGCAGCCACCCGGTGGTGGGTTCCCGCCTCCTGCGGGCGGACAGTTCGGGTCGCCTCAGCAGTTCGGGTCGCCGCAGTTCGGGTCGCCGCAGTTCGGTGCGTCGCAGCTCGGGGCACCGCAGACCGGCTACCCGGCTCCGCCCAGCAGGCCGCGGCCGAACAACAACCTGGTGATCGCGATCCTGTCGACGGTGCTCTGTTGTCTGCCCGCCGGCATCGTGGCGATCGTCCAGGCGGGCAAGGTCAACGGCTTGTACGACACCGGTCGTTACGCCGAGGCGCAGGCTGCGGCCGACCAGGCCAAGAAGTGGTCGATCATCTCCGCGGTCGCCGCCGTGGTCGTCGGCGTCCTCTACCTCGGATTCGTCGTCCTGGTGAGTTCGAGCGGCAGTCTCGCTCCCTGA
- a CDS encoding DUF2752 domain-containing protein, whose protein sequence is MRGRVGRSLPRWVAPAATGCATLLAAAALTVHDPRQPAAYGVCPWLALTGTYCPGCGSLRALNRLLAGDLSGAVSYNVLAVIVVPVLGYAWLAWSLPPRWTKRWPRVAHAPSRVIYALAVLVGAYWVARNLPWPPFMGLAPSG, encoded by the coding sequence ATGCGTGGACGCGTCGGCCGGTCGCTGCCGAGATGGGTGGCGCCGGCCGCGACCGGCTGCGCGACGCTGCTCGCCGCCGCCGCGCTGACCGTGCACGATCCGCGGCAGCCCGCCGCCTACGGCGTCTGCCCCTGGCTGGCGTTGACCGGCACCTACTGCCCGGGGTGCGGGTCGCTGCGGGCGCTGAACCGCCTGCTCGCCGGTGACCTTTCCGGGGCGGTGAGCTACAACGTGCTCGCCGTGATCGTGGTGCCGGTTCTCGGCTATGCCTGGTTGGCCTGGTCGCTGCCGCCTCGGTGGACGAAGCGTTGGCCGCGGGTTGCCCATGCGCCGTCCCGGGTGATCTATGCCCTGGCGGTACTGGTCGGCGCGTACTGGGTGGCGCGCAATCTGCCCTGGCCACCGTTTATGGGGCTCGCGCCGTCCGGCTGA
- a CDS encoding CD225/dispanin family protein: protein MPPQFGTPTRQGAGLYGRPGQGAATRPENYLVWAILTTVLCCLPAGIVSIVQAAKVNDLYDAGRHTEAMVAAQSAKKWAVISALSTIVVIGLSIVVSVAIPVFLAQRPGGLAP from the coding sequence ATGCCACCTCAGTTCGGGACACCGACGCGGCAGGGGGCGGGCCTGTACGGGCGCCCCGGTCAGGGCGCCGCTACCCGGCCCGAGAACTACCTGGTCTGGGCCATCCTCACCACCGTGCTGTGTTGCCTTCCGGCCGGCATCGTGTCGATTGTGCAGGCTGCGAAGGTCAACGACCTGTACGACGCGGGCCGGCACACCGAGGCGATGGTCGCGGCACAGTCGGCCAAGAAGTGGGCGGTCATCTCGGCTTTGTCGACGATCGTGGTGATCGGGCTCTCGATCGTGGTCTCGGTGGCCATCCCGGTGTTCCTGGCCCAGAGGCCCGGAGGCCTCGCGCCATGA
- a CDS encoding UDP-N-acetylglucosamine 1-carboxyvinyltransferase, with protein sequence MSEAHLAQIGTLIRGARTHRGLTQTQLAEALGTSQSAVHRIERGQQNLTVEMIARIGEALDSELFHLGSGPVHLRVHGPTKLAGAIDVKSSKNAGVVLLCAALLNRGRTTLRRVARIEEVNRLLEVLDSIGVRSRWLNGDGDLELTPSGAIDLSAINADAARRTRSVIMLLGPLLHQLESFHLPYAGGCQLGLRTVEPHLTALRPFGLTVAATEGEYLCQVNREVAPHRPIVLTERGDTVTENALMAAALHEGETVIRNASSNYMVQDLCFFLQELGVTVEGIGTTTLRVRGVREIDVDVDYAPSEDPIEAMSLLAAAIVTDSEITIRRVPIEFMEIELAVLEGMGLDYERSEEYLAANGRTRLVDLTTRKSVLHAPIDKIHPMPFPGLNIDNLPFFAVIAATATGQSLIHDWVYENRAVYLTELNRLGASVTLMDPHRVIVQGPTRWSGTEVVCPPALRPAVVILLAMLAAKGTSVLRSVYVINRGYEDLAERLNALGADIEIFRDTL encoded by the coding sequence ATGTCCGAGGCCCACCTCGCCCAGATCGGCACGCTGATCCGCGGCGCCCGCACCCATCGCGGGCTCACCCAAACCCAACTCGCCGAGGCGCTCGGCACGAGCCAGAGCGCGGTGCACCGCATCGAGCGGGGTCAGCAGAACCTCACGGTCGAGATGATCGCCCGGATCGGCGAGGCACTGGACTCGGAGCTGTTCCACCTGGGCTCCGGCCCGGTGCACCTGCGGGTGCACGGCCCGACCAAACTGGCCGGCGCGATCGATGTGAAGTCGTCGAAGAACGCCGGCGTGGTGCTGCTGTGCGCGGCCTTGCTCAACCGCGGCCGGACGACGCTGCGCCGGGTCGCGCGCATCGAGGAGGTCAACCGGCTGCTCGAGGTCCTGGACAGCATCGGCGTACGCAGCCGGTGGCTCAACGGTGACGGCGACCTCGAGTTGACCCCCAGCGGCGCCATCGACCTGTCGGCGATCAACGCCGACGCCGCCCGTCGCACCCGTTCCGTCATCATGTTGCTCGGTCCGCTGCTGCACCAGCTGGAGTCGTTCCACCTGCCGTACGCGGGTGGCTGCCAGCTCGGACTGCGCACGGTCGAGCCACACCTGACAGCGCTGCGACCCTTCGGCCTGACCGTCGCGGCCACCGAGGGCGAGTACCTGTGCCAGGTGAACCGCGAGGTCGCCCCACACCGGCCGATCGTGCTGACCGAGCGCGGCGACACCGTGACCGAGAACGCCTTGATGGCCGCCGCACTGCACGAGGGCGAGACGGTGATCCGCAACGCCTCGTCGAACTACATGGTTCAGGACCTCTGCTTCTTCCTGCAGGAGCTGGGCGTCACCGTCGAGGGCATCGGGACGACGACGCTGCGGGTGCGCGGGGTACGCGAGATCGACGTCGACGTCGACTATGCGCCGTCCGAGGACCCGATCGAGGCGATGTCGCTGTTGGCGGCCGCCATCGTGACGGACTCCGAGATCACGATTCGCCGGGTGCCCATCGAGTTCATGGAGATCGAACTCGCCGTCCTCGAGGGCATGGGGCTGGACTACGAGCGCAGCGAGGAGTACCTGGCCGCCAACGGCCGCACCCGGTTGGTCGACCTGACCACCCGCAAGTCGGTGCTCCACGCGCCGATCGACAAGATCCACCCGATGCCGTTCCCGGGCCTGAACATCGACAACCTGCCGTTCTTCGCCGTGATCGCGGCCACCGCGACCGGGCAGAGCCTGATTCACGACTGGGTCTACGAGAACCGGGCGGTGTATCTGACCGAGCTGAACCGGCTCGGCGCCTCGGTGACGCTGATGGACCCGCACCGCGTGATCGTCCAGGGGCCCACCCGCTGGTCGGGCACCGAGGTGGTCTGCCCACCGGCGCTGCGTCCGGCGGTGGTGATCCTGCTGGCCATGCTGGCCGCCAAGGGCACCTCCGTGCTGCGGTCGGTCTACGTGATCAACCGAGGCTACGAGGACCTGGCCGAGCGACTGAACGCCCTCGGCGCCGACATCGAGATCTTTCGCGACACCCTCTGA
- a CDS encoding aminopeptidase N, translated as MVSLRRDEAARRSEMITVRNYVVELDLGDDTTRYISRTRIGLTVHGAGTTFLDVAPVRLIGVRLDGVALQVDQLDGARFPLHLEAGEAELEVEAEMAYRTDGEGLHRAVDPADGRVYLYAMSFLDAAPSIIACFDQPDLKAPVQLSVTCHPDWVVFANAPGDQVEPGRWTFAVTPPLATYQFTVVAGPYHVVRDVAEVDGVSIPLSLSARRSLAVELDRQAEDILTVTRQSFAELHRLFGVRYPYGDYHQAFVPEFNAGAMENPGCVTLRDSMIFDSGITRGEVLNRATTVAHELAHMWFGNLVTPRWWDDLWLNESFAEYLGQRVTSQATEYTDARVHDTFRRRNWGLAADSRPTTHAVAGGPAPDAATALADFDGISYAKGAALVAQLATTLGDAAFLAGLRQHIVSHRFGNATMADLVSAWESAAGIDLSGWVRDWLAAPGVDRLRLDRSTAAVGVRPVSARRHPVTVAVHHESGWARHAVQANGTRTPLPESAGAAVRAGAAVVLDAGVTSWAVSCLDPQTVTALVEILPGTGDPMLRAATWTALRSSLHEAELDPTVALDLVLAALPTERDSVAVETIGHWAVTRLVPVCDDPPQALATLHDVMCGVMASTTTTTARRTCGWRRPAWASTPRRRRRRCAAGWRRPSSVRWQSISTCAGGSCTAWPPSVR; from the coding sequence ATGGTTTCCCTGCGTCGCGATGAGGCGGCCCGGCGTTCCGAGATGATCACGGTCCGCAACTATGTCGTCGAGCTTGATCTCGGCGACGACACCACCAGATACATCTCGCGGACCCGGATCGGCCTCACCGTTCACGGAGCCGGCACCACCTTCCTGGACGTCGCCCCGGTGCGGCTGATCGGCGTCCGGCTCGACGGGGTGGCCCTGCAGGTCGACCAGTTGGACGGCGCGCGCTTCCCGCTACACCTCGAGGCGGGCGAGGCCGAGCTCGAGGTCGAGGCCGAGATGGCCTACCGCACCGACGGTGAGGGCCTGCACCGGGCCGTTGACCCCGCCGACGGCCGGGTCTATCTCTACGCGATGAGCTTCCTGGACGCCGCGCCCAGCATCATCGCCTGCTTCGACCAACCCGATCTCAAGGCTCCGGTGCAGTTGAGCGTGACCTGTCACCCCGACTGGGTGGTCTTCGCGAATGCCCCCGGTGACCAGGTCGAACCGGGCCGATGGACCTTCGCGGTGACTCCACCGCTGGCCACCTATCAGTTCACCGTGGTGGCCGGGCCGTATCACGTGGTGCGTGACGTGGCCGAGGTCGACGGGGTGTCGATTCCGTTGAGCCTGTCCGCCCGGCGCTCGCTGGCCGTCGAGCTGGACCGACAGGCCGAGGACATCCTGACCGTGACCCGGCAGAGCTTCGCCGAACTGCACCGGCTGTTCGGCGTCCGCTACCCCTACGGCGACTACCACCAGGCCTTCGTGCCCGAGTTCAACGCCGGCGCCATGGAGAACCCGGGGTGCGTGACGCTGCGCGACAGCATGATCTTCGATTCCGGGATCACTCGGGGAGAGGTGCTGAACCGCGCGACGACGGTGGCGCACGAACTGGCCCACATGTGGTTCGGCAACCTGGTCACCCCGCGGTGGTGGGACGACCTGTGGCTCAACGAGTCCTTCGCCGAGTACCTGGGCCAACGGGTCACGTCGCAGGCCACCGAGTACACCGATGCCCGGGTGCACGACACGTTTCGCCGCCGCAACTGGGGGCTCGCCGCCGACAGCCGTCCCACCACCCACGCGGTCGCGGGTGGGCCGGCGCCGGATGCCGCCACGGCGCTGGCCGATTTCGACGGCATCTCCTATGCGAAGGGGGCGGCCCTGGTCGCCCAGTTGGCGACCACCCTGGGCGATGCGGCGTTCCTGGCCGGTCTGCGGCAGCACATCGTGAGCCATCGATTCGGCAACGCCACCATGGCCGACCTGGTCTCGGCCTGGGAGTCGGCCGCGGGGATCGACCTGTCCGGTTGGGTGCGCGACTGGCTCGCGGCGCCGGGGGTCGACCGGCTGCGGCTCGACCGGTCGACGGCTGCGGTCGGCGTCCGGCCGGTGAGCGCGCGGCGGCACCCGGTGACCGTGGCGGTACACCACGAGTCGGGGTGGGCGCGGCATGCCGTGCAGGCCAACGGAACTCGAACACCGTTACCCGAGTCTGCCGGAGCGGCGGTCAGGGCCGGGGCAGCCGTCGTCCTGGACGCCGGCGTGACCTCGTGGGCGGTGAGTTGCCTCGACCCGCAGACCGTCACGGCGCTGGTCGAGATCCTGCCCGGCACCGGCGACCCGATGCTGCGGGCGGCGACCTGGACCGCGTTGCGCAGCAGCCTGCACGAGGCCGAGCTCGACCCCACGGTGGCGCTCGACCTGGTGCTCGCCGCCCTGCCGACGGAGCGGGACAGCGTCGCGGTGGAGACGATCGGGCACTGGGCCGTGACCCGGTTGGTGCCGGTGTGCGACGACCCGCCGCAGGCCCTCGCCACGCTGCACGACGTGATGTGTGGCGTGATGGCCTCCACCACGACCACCACCGCACGGCGGACGTGCGGCTGGCGGCGACCCGCGTGGGCGTCGACTCCGCGACGTCGGCGCAGGCGTTGCGCGGCTGGCTGGAGGCGGCCGTCATCGGTGAGGTGGCAGTCGATCTCGACCTGCGCTGGCGGATCCTGCACCGCCTGGCCGCCCTCGGTGAGGTGA
- a CDS encoding ERAP1-like C-terminal domain-containing protein: MAVDLDLRWRILHRLAALGEVTSDELHRRCRDDPSARAEIALAGCLAALPEPSAKAWAWRHVTGETRASNYVVAAAGAGMYQWGQQALTDPYVLPYFEVVASMAEHRSGWALADAAGSFFPWTTSNRAAVRLAEDLAARPEVDRAVARVVLDRADDLRRRLAVSDHSLMVTIQPPETSATHPG; encoded by the coding sequence GTGGCAGTCGATCTCGACCTGCGCTGGCGGATCCTGCACCGCCTGGCCGCCCTCGGTGAGGTGACCAGCGACGAACTCCACCGCCGCTGTCGGGACGACCCGAGCGCTCGGGCCGAGATCGCCCTGGCCGGGTGTCTGGCGGCCCTGCCCGAACCGTCGGCCAAGGCCTGGGCCTGGCGCCACGTCACCGGTGAGACCAGGGCATCCAACTACGTCGTCGCCGCCGCGGGTGCGGGCATGTACCAGTGGGGGCAGCAGGCGCTCACCGACCCCTACGTGCTGCCGTACTTCGAGGTCGTCGCCTCGATGGCGGAGCACCGGTCCGGCTGGGCGCTGGCCGACGCCGCCGGCAGCTTCTTCCCCTGGACGACGTCGAATCGCGCTGCCGTCCGGCTCGCCGAGGACCTGGCGGCCCGACCGGAGGTCGACCGGGCCGTGGCCCGGGTGGTGCTCGATCGCGCGGATGACCTCCGTCGCCGCCTCGCTGTGTCGGATCACTCACTAATGGTGACGATTCAACCACCTGAGACGTCCGCGACTCACCCGGGGTGA
- a CDS encoding ornithine cyclodeaminase family protein: MAGLPVLGATQLRALVPMTAAIVALEAALYDGTAPGATPARTSVLTQAGQLLLMPAATSRFVGIKLVTIAPDNPAIGRPRIQGVYVLMDAVGLSPVAIVDGVALTSLRTPATSAVAIRRLAVKGAVRLVVIGTGPQGYGHVEAVQAVRPVSHLTVVGRDRQRAEAMAGWAAGQGLIVEVVAGADLADGLEEPVRAADVVVCATTAQDPVIRGEWLRDEAVVVAVGSHEPDAREVDSTTVLRSLVVVETRETALREAGDLLIPIRDGECGPDIITGDLAQLVKEHLKLDDPRPRLFKGCGEAWQDLVVASAAYDRMESSHTPPFGTRTGW; this comes from the coding sequence ATGGCCGGCCTTCCTGTCCTGGGCGCGACGCAGCTTCGAGCTCTCGTGCCGATGACCGCTGCCATCGTCGCGCTGGAGGCGGCGCTCTACGACGGGACGGCCCCTGGGGCCACCCCGGCGCGCACCTCGGTGCTGACCCAGGCCGGGCAGCTGTTGCTGATGCCGGCCGCCACGTCGCGGTTCGTCGGGATCAAGCTGGTGACCATCGCGCCGGACAACCCGGCCATCGGCCGCCCGCGGATTCAGGGGGTCTACGTCTTGATGGACGCCGTCGGGCTGAGCCCGGTGGCCATCGTGGACGGCGTGGCGCTCACCTCGCTGCGCACCCCGGCCACCTCGGCGGTGGCCATTCGTCGGTTGGCCGTCAAGGGCGCCGTCCGGCTGGTCGTCATCGGCACCGGACCGCAGGGATACGGCCACGTCGAGGCCGTGCAGGCGGTCCGGCCGGTGTCGCACCTGACCGTCGTCGGCCGCGATCGGCAGCGCGCCGAGGCGATGGCCGGCTGGGCGGCCGGGCAGGGGCTGATCGTCGAGGTCGTGGCGGGCGCGGATCTGGCCGACGGGCTGGAGGAGCCGGTGCGTGCGGCGGACGTCGTGGTGTGTGCCACCACGGCTCAGGATCCGGTGATCCGTGGCGAGTGGCTGAGGGACGAGGCCGTGGTGGTCGCCGTCGGCAGCCACGAACCCGATGCTCGTGAGGTGGACTCCACCACCGTGCTGCGCTCGTTGGTGGTGGTCGAGACGCGCGAGACCGCATTGCGCGAGGCCGGTGACCTGCTGATCCCGATCCGGGACGGCGAGTGCGGCCCCGACATCATCACGGGTGATCTGGCCCAACTGGTCAAGGAGCACCTCAAGCTGGACGATCCCCGTCCGCGACTGTTCAAGGGCTGTGGTGAGGCCTGGCAGGACCTGGTCGTCGCGTCTGCCGCTTATGACCGGATGGAGTCGTCGCACACCCCGCCCTTCGGCACTCGCACCGGCTGGTAG
- the pdhA gene encoding pyruvate dehydrogenase (acetyl-transferring) E1 component subunit alpha, protein MNDAESPRGDTAPHTMASGGEAIDFVQLLTPDGARKRPAEYPLDVDAETLRGFYRDLVLLRRFDTEATALQRHGELGLWAPLLGQEAAQIGAGRAMAAQDFAFPTFREHGLAWCRGIEPAQILELFRGVSLGGWNPTEHNLHLYSIVIGTQVLHAAGYAMGIQRDGNVGTGDPERDTAVLACFGDGATSQGDVSEAFVFASVFNLPVVFFCQNNQFAISEPNQRQTRIPLYRRASGFGFPGIRVDGNDVLAVYAVTRAALDRARRGEGPTFIEAYTYRMGAHTTSDDPSRYRPTGELEHWQQLDPIDRLVEYLLLTGTGDERWFAEVAAEADALGVRVREACRTIPDPLPQSMFDHVYAEPHAQVEAERAWFRQYHRSFEAGASA, encoded by the coding sequence ATGAACGATGCTGAGTCCCCGCGGGGCGATACCGCCCCGCACACCATGGCCTCCGGTGGCGAGGCGATCGACTTCGTCCAGCTGTTGACCCCGGACGGCGCCCGCAAGCGTCCGGCCGAGTACCCCCTCGATGTGGACGCCGAAACGTTGCGCGGCTTCTACCGCGACCTGGTCCTGCTGCGCAGGTTCGATACCGAGGCCACGGCCCTGCAGCGCCACGGTGAACTCGGCCTCTGGGCGCCGCTGCTCGGTCAGGAGGCGGCGCAGATCGGGGCCGGCCGAGCCATGGCGGCCCAGGACTTCGCGTTCCCCACCTTCCGCGAGCACGGTCTGGCCTGGTGCCGAGGCATCGAACCGGCGCAGATCCTCGAACTGTTCCGCGGGGTGAGTCTGGGCGGGTGGAACCCGACCGAACACAACCTGCACCTGTACTCCATCGTCATCGGCACCCAGGTGCTGCACGCGGCCGGCTACGCGATGGGCATCCAACGGGACGGCAACGTGGGCACCGGCGATCCGGAGCGGGACACCGCAGTGCTGGCCTGTTTCGGGGACGGTGCGACCTCGCAGGGCGACGTCAGCGAGGCGTTCGTGTTCGCCAGTGTGTTCAACCTGCCGGTGGTCTTCTTCTGCCAGAACAACCAGTTCGCCATCTCGGAGCCGAATCAGCGCCAGACCCGGATCCCGCTGTACCGCAGGGCATCCGGCTTCGGCTTCCCCGGGATCCGGGTCGACGGCAACGACGTGCTGGCGGTGTACGCCGTCACCCGTGCGGCCCTCGATCGGGCGCGCCGCGGCGAGGGGCCGACCTTCATCGAGGCCTACACCTACCGGATGGGCGCGCACACGACGTCCGATGATCCGAGCCGATACCGGCCGACGGGCGAACTCGAACACTGGCAGCAACTCGATCCGATCGACCGGTTGGTCGAATACCTGCTGCTCACCGGAACCGGCGATGAACGCTGGTTCGCCGAGGTGGCGGCCGAGGCCGATGCGCTCGGTGTCAGGGTGCGAGAGGCCTGTCGCACGATCCCCGACCCGTTGCCGCAGAGCATGTTCGATCATGTCTACGCCGAACCGCACGCCCAGGTCGAGGCCGAGCGGGCCTGGTTCCGGCAGTACCACCGTTCGTTCGAGGCGGGTGCGTCGGCATGA
- a CDS encoding alpha-ketoacid dehydrogenase subunit beta codes for MTPDNTSQNDSGVTLTMAKAINAGLRRAMEQDPKVLVMGEDVGALGGVFRVTDELAKDFGDDRVIDTPLAESGIVGTAIGLAMRGYRPVCEIQFDGFIYPAFDQLVSQLAKMHYRTGGTVRMPVVVRVPYGGGIGAVEHHSESPEAYFAHTAGLRVVTCATPQDAYWMIQQAITSDDPVLFFEPKRRYWEKGSVDLEAPSVGLHQARVVRPGSRLTIAAYGPMVRTVLDAAQVAEQEGVSIEVVDLRSLSPLDLPTLVASVERTRRLIVVHEASTFLGMSAEIAARISESCFYHLEAPVLRVGGFHTPYPASRVEEDYLPDVDRVLDAVDRALAH; via the coding sequence ATGACACCCGACAACACCTCTCAGAACGACTCCGGCGTGACGCTCACCATGGCGAAGGCGATCAATGCCGGTCTGCGCCGGGCCATGGAGCAGGATCCGAAGGTACTCGTCATGGGCGAGGACGTCGGTGCCCTCGGCGGGGTCTTCCGGGTCACCGACGAGCTGGCCAAGGACTTCGGGGACGACCGGGTGATCGACACCCCGTTGGCCGAGTCCGGAATCGTGGGCACTGCCATCGGTTTGGCGATGCGCGGCTATCGCCCGGTGTGTGAGATCCAGTTCGACGGGTTCATCTACCCGGCGTTCGATCAACTGGTCTCTCAGCTGGCCAAGATGCACTACCGCACCGGGGGCACGGTGCGGATGCCGGTCGTCGTCCGGGTGCCGTACGGCGGCGGGATCGGCGCGGTGGAGCATCACAGCGAGAGCCCGGAAGCGTACTTCGCCCACACCGCGGGGCTGCGCGTGGTCACCTGCGCAACGCCGCAGGACGCCTACTGGATGATCCAACAGGCGATCACCAGTGATGACCCGGTGCTCTTCTTCGAGCCCAAGCGTCGTTACTGGGAGAAGGGATCCGTCGACCTCGAGGCACCCTCGGTCGGGTTGCACCAAGCCAGGGTGGTCCGGCCGGGCAGCCGCCTGACCATCGCCGCGTACGGCCCGATGGTGCGTACCGTCCTGGATGCCGCCCAGGTGGCCGAGCAGGAGGGTGTCTCGATCGAGGTGGTCGACCTGCGCAGCCTGTCGCCGCTCGACCTACCCACCCTGGTGGCCTCCGTCGAACGCACCCGACGGCTGATCGTCGTGCACGAGGCCTCGACCTTCCTGGGGATGAGTGCCGAGATCGCCGCGCGCATCTCGGAGAGCTGCTTCTACCACCTCGAGGCGCCCGTGCTGCGGGTCGGGGGATTCCACACCCCCTACCCCGCGTCGCGGGTCGAAGAGGACTACCTGCCGGACGTCGACCGCGTCCTGGACGCCGTCGATCGCGCTCTGGCCCACTGA
- a CDS encoding 2-oxo acid dehydrogenase subunit E2, which translates to MLKEFRLPDAGEGLTEADIVTWRVQPGDTVAVNDIIVDIETAKSVVELPCPYAGVVAELLVAEGDTVPVGMPIIRLDTGDETDSGATDDAGVVEPERTPMLVGYGPRDGAAVRRRRVAAVVEDQPATEMAPVVELPPAAEISPQDVVAGLFRPLAKPPVRKLARDLGVDLNTVPPTGKGGVVTRQDVEAAADRAAAPTLAAAERVALHRETRVPVRGVRKLTAQAMVTSAFTAPHVTEWVQVDMTRTVKLLGRLRHSPEFAGVRLTPLVMVARALLVAVRRNPGINATWDAETDEIVTKHYVNLGIAAATPRGLLVPVIPDADSLGLRELAQAISVLAKTARDGRTQPAEMAGGTVTITNVGVFGVDGGTPILPPGQSAILAVGQVAARPWVHKGRVQPRQVTTLSLSFDHRIVDGELGSRVLADTAAILNDPGTALV; encoded by the coding sequence ATGCTGAAGGAATTCCGACTCCCCGATGCGGGCGAAGGGCTCACCGAGGCCGACATCGTGACCTGGCGTGTGCAGCCCGGCGACACCGTGGCGGTCAACGACATCATCGTCGACATCGAGACGGCCAAGTCGGTCGTCGAGCTGCCCTGCCCGTATGCCGGGGTCGTCGCCGAGTTGCTGGTGGCCGAGGGCGACACCGTCCCCGTGGGAATGCCGATCATCCGACTGGACACCGGCGACGAAACCGATTCCGGCGCAACGGATGATGCTGGTGTTGTCGAACCGGAGCGCACCCCGATGCTGGTCGGCTACGGCCCGCGCGACGGGGCGGCCGTGCGGCGTCGCCGGGTGGCTGCAGTGGTCGAGGACCAGCCTGCCACCGAGATGGCGCCGGTTGTCGAGCTGCCGCCCGCGGCCGAGATCTCGCCGCAGGATGTGGTGGCCGGGTTGTTCCGTCCGCTGGCCAAACCGCCGGTGCGCAAGCTCGCTCGTGATCTCGGGGTCGATCTCAACACGGTGCCACCGACCGGCAAGGGCGGGGTGGTCACCCGCCAGGACGTCGAGGCTGCCGCCGATCGAGCCGCGGCCCCGACCCTGGCGGCAGCGGAACGTGTTGCGCTGCATCGCGAGACGCGCGTGCCGGTCCGCGGGGTGCGCAAGCTGACGGCCCAGGCCATGGTGACGAGTGCGTTCACCGCTCCCCACGTCACCGAGTGGGTGCAGGTCGACATGACCCGCACCGTGAAGTTGCTGGGTCGATTGCGCCACAGTCCGGAGTTCGCGGGAGTGCGGCTGACCCCGTTGGTGATGGTGGCGCGGGCGCTGCTGGTCGCCGTCCGGCGTAACCCCGGGATCAACGCGACCTGGGACGCCGAGACCGACGAGATCGTCACCAAGCACTACGTGAACCTGGGGATCGCGGCGGCGACCCCTCGGGGGCTGTTGGTGCCCGTCATCCCGGACGCCGACTCGTTGGGCCTGCGTGAACTGGCGCAGGCGATCTCGGTCCTGGCCAAGACCGCCCGCGACGGTCGGACCCAGCCCGCCGAGATGGCCGGCGGCACTGTCACGATCACCAATGTCGGGGTGTTCGGTGTGGACGGCGGTACCCCGATCCTGCCGCCGGGTCAGTCGGCGATCCTCGCCGTGGGTCAGGTGGCTGCCCGTCCCTGGGTGCACAAGGGAAGGGTCCAGCCCCGTCAAGTCACCACGCTGTCGCTGAGTTTCGACCACCGCATCGTGGACGGCGAGCTCGGTAGCCGAGTGCTCGCCGACACCGCCGCCATCCTCAACGACCCCGGCACCGCCCTCGTCTGA